The following nucleotide sequence is from Streptomyces sp. NBC_00239.
TGAAGCCGAGGAGGTTGCGCGGCGTCTCGCCCGCGGGGGTGGCGGGCAGGAAGCCGGCCTGGCGCCAGCGGGCGCGCAGCACCGGGCCGGCCGCCCGGTCGAGGAGGGCGGCGACGCGCGTGCACGCGCCGGTGCCGGGGCCGCAGATCTGGACCAGCAGGTCGCCGCCGCCCGCCTCGGGCCGCAGCCGGTCGCCGGGGAAGGCGGGCGGCTCGCGCAGCAGGTCCGGCCGCGCCGCGCCGACCCGTCCCGGCAGGCTCGTCCCGAAGGCGATCGTCGCGGTGAGGTGCGGGCCGGTGTTGACACCGCTGCCGGCCAGGAGGGTCCGCCACTGCCGGAGCACGGCGGCGAGCCGGTCCCGGGCCGCGGCGCCGGGTGGGCGCGGGTCCAGGTCGTACGCGAGGAGCAGGACGTGCCGGGGCTGCGGGTCCGCGACACCGCGCTGGCGACGGCCGTCGGCGGTGGGGGCCGGGGGCGGCGACGGCCGCGCCGGCGAGGGTTCCGGGGCCGGCCTCCCGCAGCCGCCGACCGTGAGCGCGACACCCGCCGCGGCGCCGACGGCCGTACCGGCGAGGGCGCGCGCGGCCGCGCGACGGGTGGGCGCGGGCTCCGGCACGGGTCCGGGAGCAGACGCCGGCGCGGGCGCGGGCGGGGGCGCGCTGCCGGGGGTGGGCGCGGGCACGGATGCGGGCAGCGGCTCCGGCCTGGGGGTGGGCGTGGGCGGCACGAAGGCCCCGCCTCCAATAGTCATAATTTTTACGGGATTTGGCGTTTTCGGCAGTCGGGACGATACACCTGGCCGCATGCGCATTCCTCGATGCCCCGCGCTCGTCGCGGCGGTCCTCCTGCTCGCCTCCTGTGCCGGCCCCGCCGACGACGCGGGAGACGGCCGCCCGCCGCCCGGCCCGCCCGCGGTGCTGCGCGTCCCGGCGGCCTTCCCGACGATCCAGCAGGCCGTGGACCGGGCGCGCCCCGGCGATCTCGTCCTCGTCGGGCCGGGCGTGTACCGGGAGAGCGTGAGGGTCGCCACCGGCGGCGTCGTCCTGCGCGGCGCGGACCGCAACCGGACCGTCATCGACGGGGAGTTCCGGCGGGCCAACGGGATCACCGTCACCGGCGGCGGTTCCGCGGTGGAGAACCTGACCGTGCGCAACCACCTGGCGAACGGCCTGCTGTTCACCGGGGTCACCGACACCGCCCGGCAGTCCGGCGCGGGCGGCGGCACCGAGTACGAGCGCCTCGACACCCGCCGCCACCCGCCCCTGAAGGGCTTCCGCGCCGCGTACGTCACCGCCCACAACAACGCCCTGTACGGGATCTACGCGTTCGACGCCCGTGACGGGCTCATCGAGCACGCGTACGCGTCCGGGCACGCGGACTCCGGCATCTACGTCGGCCAGTGCCGGCCGTGCCGGACGGTCGTGCGGGAGAACACCGTCGAGCACAACGCGGTCGGCCTGGAGGTCACCAACGCCTCCGAGGAGCTGTACTTCCTGGGCAACCGGGCCCGCCGCAACCGGGTCGGCGCGGCCGTGAACTCGGACGACCTGGAATCCCTCGCACCGCAGCACCGGGCGCTGTTCGCGGGCAACACGATCACCGACAACAACGACGCGGACAGCCCCGAGCAGGCCGACGGCGGTTTCGGGATCGGCATCGGCGTCGGCGGCGGGCAGGGCAACGTCCTGGAGCGGAACCTGGTCGCCGGCAACCGGCGGGCCGGGATCCTGCTCACCGACGTCGTCGGCTACCCCGTCTCGGGCAACCGGGTCCGAGGCAACCGGGTCACGGGCAACGGCGCCGATCTGGTGCTGTCCGCCCCGGGCCGGGCATCAGGAAACTGCTTCACCGGCAACGGCGAACACCCCCGCCCGCAGGCCGCCCCGGCCGACCCGGAGGGTGCGCCCGGCGGGGACTGCGAGGCGACGGCGCCGCCGGTCGCCGGGCGCGCTCCGGTGGCGGCCGCCCCTCCCGGCCGCTCCTTCCGTCTGGTGACCGCGCCGCCCCCGCAACCGGGCATGCCCGCCGCGGCCACCGCGCCGGCCCGGCCGGCCCGGGCGGCCCGGGCGATGCCGCCCGCCGAGCCCGCCCGCTACCGGCTGCCGGCCGGCCGCTGAGGCCCGACCGCCGGCGCGGGGTGGCCGGCTCCGGCGGCCACCCCGCCGCCCGCAGCGGGGGCGCGGCCCCGGAAGTCCACCGTGACCGGCGGCCCCTGTGGGTCCAGCCGGGCCTCCACCCGGCGCAACCCGCCCCCGGCGTCGACCCAGTACGACAGCGGTGAGGCGGGGGCGGCGGCCCGGTCCCGGCGCGGTGGCCGCGGGCCGCCGAAGACGGTGCAGTCGACTCCGTCCAGCTGCCGGCGGCCCAGGCGCACGGCGCCGTTCTGCGCCAGCAGTTGCGCGTTCTCGGGCCGGTCGTGGCCCAGTTGGAGGGTGAGCAGCAGCGCCCTGTCCAGGGGGGCGCGGGTGTAGGCGCGGCCGGACCAGCGGGGGCTGCCGCCCGCCGGGTTGACGGAGACCGTGCGGTCGTCCCAGGCCAGCTCGCCGCGGGCGCCGGGGCTGCCGGCGCCGCCCGGCACGGCGTACGTTCCCGAGGCGCGGCGGGTCCGGTAGTCGAGGACCCCGTCCACGGTGGTGGTTCCGGCCGGGCCGGGGATGCGTACCCGCAGGGCGGCCGGGCTGTGCTCGTAGGCCGACAGCCGTACCAGCGCGAGCTGCTGGGCCTCTTCGGGGGTGACGGGTCGCGGCCCGTCACCCGTGCCGCATCCGGTCAGGGCCGTCGCCCCGGTCAGTGCCGCCGTCGCGCCCGCGCCCGCGGCCAGGAATCGTCGTCTCGTCACCCACACCCGGGCAGCACATCATCCCGGCGCCCGAATGGCCGTCCAGTTCGGACCCAACACGGCGGGCCGTGCTCGAATGCCACACAGGGGGCGCCGTGCAGAGGCGCCCCGCAGCGGGGACGGCCTGCGGCCGGCCCGCGCGAGCGCGCACCGAAGGGCGGAACACATGGGCCGAACGACCCGTCAGCACAGGTACGAGCACGGCCCGGAGGGCGGCTGCGAGCCCGCAGCCGGACGTCGTGGCGGCCCCCGCGGCCGCGGTCCCGTCCTGTCCGTGGCGGCGGCGGTGCTGTCGGCCGCCGTCGTCGCCGTGCTGCCGGCCCCGGCCGCCACCGCGGCCGCCAGACCCGCACGGGCGGCCGCCGCGCCGGCGCCGTGCAACACGGACACCGGCCCGTACCAGTGGGAGTTGGAGGAGTACCTGAAGCTGCCCGCCGACGGTCGCCAGTCCGCCGAGGACTGCGCCGCCATCCGCACGTTCCAGGAACGCGAGCGGATCACCCCGGCCGACGGGTACGCGAGCCTGGCCACCTACCGCACGAGCCTGGTCATCGAGGAGCGCCGGAGTCCCAACCGGGACGGCAAGTGCCCGGCCCGCAGCCACCGCGTCGTCTGCGTGGACCTCACCCGCCAGCTGCTGTGGGTCCAGCGCGACGGCCGGCCGATCTACCAGGCCGTGCCCGTGCGGACCGGCCGGTGGGGGCAGGAGACCCGGGACGGCTGGCACGAGATCACCGAGCGGATCATCGACGAGACCTCGCAGCTGTACGACGACGCACCGATGCCCTACGCGCAGTACTTCTCGGGCGGGCAGGCCTTCCACGGGGTCCTGGGCGACCTGTTCAACGGCGGCGGCTCGGCCGGCTGCATCAACATGCGGCTCGGCGACGCCGAACGGCTGTGGAACACCACCGCCCTCGGCGACACCGTCGTCGTCTGGGGCCGCAAGCCCGCCACCTAGTGCTGTGGCCACAGCACCAGACCTTCCGTGGCACTGCCCTAGGGGACCGGAGCGCCCAGGGTGACGACGGCCGCGCGCCCCTCGGTGTGGAGGTGGTACGCGGCCGGGCCGGTCGTGAGGGCCGCGTCGTACGGGGCCAGGGTGACGGCCGGACCGGCGGGTCGGGGTGCGAGGCGGGCGGGGCCGCCGAGGGCGACCACCAGGAGGGTCTCGCCGGGTTCGGCGGCGAGCGTCAGCCGGCCGCGCACGACGGCGGTCCGGGCATGGGCCGTCCCCCGCCGGTACATGACGTTGAAGTTGACGACGGGCCCGTCCAGCAGGCGGCAGTCGGTCGGCTGATCGCCGGGGAAGTCGCGGGGTGCGTAGCGCTCGTCGACGAGGTGCCGAAGGCCGCCGATCGTGAGGTCCATGCCGGCGCCCTCGGCGAGCGTGAGGGTGCGGTCGATGTCCGGGAAGGCCGAGAACGGGCCGTCGGCGGCCACCTCGGCCAGGCTGACCCGCCACGCGAAGTCGCTCATCCCCGCGCCCTCGGGCCGGGCGGCGATCTCGCGGGTCACGCCGCCGCCGTTCTTCCAGACCGCGGCGACGCGATCGGCCGCCCGCAGCACGCGCAGCCCGTGCGGCGCGCCTCCGCCGGCGTACGTGTCCGTGCCGGTCATCGCCGGGCTCCCCTCCCCCTCGCGCACCGCCGGTCAGGCCTGGCGTTCCATCGTGGGGCGCAGGCGTTCCAGCAGGCCGTAGAGGGTGGCACTCTCGGTCGCGTCGAGGGTGTCGAGCGCGCTGTGGGTGGCCTGCATCTCCTCGCGCACCCGGCGGATGATCTCGCGGCCGGCGTCCGTCGCGACGACGTTCTTGACGCGGCGGTCGGCGGGGTCCGCCTCGCGGCGTACCAGGTCACGGGCTTCGAGCCGGTCCACGATCCCGGTGACGTTGGACGCGTCACACACCAGCAGGGCGGCGAGCCCGCGCATCGGGAGCGGCCCGTTGAGCTGGGCCAGCACGCGGGCCTGGGTCGAGGTGAGCCCGTAGTGGGCGGCGGCGGCCGCGAAGTCACGCCACTGGGCGGTGCCGATCGCGGCGAGCAGTTCCAGCAGCTGGAGCTTGGTGGGGGCGGCGTGCGCGGCGGTGGTGCTCATGTCTGGAGCGTACCCACGAACATTGACATTATCAATTGTTTACTTGACCACCTTAACTATCGACGTCTACCGTCAGTCGAGTTACTTGATGACATAAAACATCTGCGATCTGAAGCAAC
It contains:
- a CDS encoding Dyp-type peroxidase, which encodes MTIGGGAFVPPTPTPRPEPLPASVPAPTPGSAPPPAPAPASAPGPVPEPAPTRRAAARALAGTAVGAAAGVALTVGGCGRPAPEPSPARPSPPPAPTADGRRQRGVADPQPRHVLLLAYDLDPRPPGAAARDRLAAVLRQWRTLLAGSGVNTGPHLTATIAFGTSLPGRVGAARPDLLREPPAFPGDRLRPEAGGGDLLVQICGPGTGACTRVAALLDRAAGPVLRARWRQAGFLPATPAGETPRNLLGFKDGTANPGPAGAARWVWIGSGPHTGGTYLVVRRVRLRTAAFGDLPYGRQERIIGRRRADGAPLHGGPEHTDVDLFAKTPEGRYVLPADAHARLAHSRFDGGARMLRRGYSYDNGGADRGLLFVAFMNDPGLFTRVQRRLAAADALNPFVEHVGSGVYLVPPAPEAGGTGEGPLPRDAEGGLLG
- a CDS encoding MarR family winged helix-turn-helix transcriptional regulator, which produces MSTTAAHAAPTKLQLLELLAAIGTAQWRDFAAAAAHYGLTSTQARVLAQLNGPLPMRGLAALLVCDASNVTGIVDRLEARDLVRREADPADRRVKNVVATDAGREIIRRVREEMQATHSALDTLDATESATLYGLLERLRPTMERQA
- a CDS encoding right-handed parallel beta-helix repeat-containing protein — translated: MRIPRCPALVAAVLLLASCAGPADDAGDGRPPPGPPAVLRVPAAFPTIQQAVDRARPGDLVLVGPGVYRESVRVATGGVVLRGADRNRTVIDGEFRRANGITVTGGGSAVENLTVRNHLANGLLFTGVTDTARQSGAGGGTEYERLDTRRHPPLKGFRAAYVTAHNNALYGIYAFDARDGLIEHAYASGHADSGIYVGQCRPCRTVVRENTVEHNAVGLEVTNASEELYFLGNRARRNRVGAAVNSDDLESLAPQHRALFAGNTITDNNDADSPEQADGGFGIGIGVGGGQGNVLERNLVAGNRRAGILLTDVVGYPVSGNRVRGNRVTGNGADLVLSAPGRASGNCFTGNGEHPRPQAAPADPEGAPGGDCEATAPPVAGRAPVAAAPPGRSFRLVTAPPPQPGMPAAATAPARPARAARAMPPAEPARYRLPAGR
- a CDS encoding L,D-transpeptidase, giving the protein MGRTTRQHRYEHGPEGGCEPAAGRRGGPRGRGPVLSVAAAVLSAAVVAVLPAPAATAAARPARAAAAPAPCNTDTGPYQWELEEYLKLPADGRQSAEDCAAIRTFQERERITPADGYASLATYRTSLVIEERRSPNRDGKCPARSHRVVCVDLTRQLLWVQRDGRPIYQAVPVRTGRWGQETRDGWHEITERIIDETSQLYDDAPMPYAQYFSGGQAFHGVLGDLFNGGGSAGCINMRLGDAERLWNTTALGDTVVVWGRKPAT
- a CDS encoding HutD/Ves family protein; translation: MTGTDTYAGGGAPHGLRVLRAADRVAAVWKNGGGVTREIAARPEGAGMSDFAWRVSLAEVAADGPFSAFPDIDRTLTLAEGAGMDLTIGGLRHLVDERYAPRDFPGDQPTDCRLLDGPVVNFNVMYRRGTAHARTAVVRGRLTLAAEPGETLLVVALGGPARLAPRPAGPAVTLAPYDAALTTGPAAYHLHTEGRAAVVTLGAPVP